From the Micromonospora echinospora genome, the window TTCTGGAGCAGGTTGACCGCCTCGGAGAGCAGCTTGCGCCGGTGGTCCGGGGCGGCGGTGGTGGCGAGCAGCCGGAGGGTGCGCCCCCGGGTCCGGTCGTCCACGCCGTGCGGCACGCGTAGCTGCTCCTGGAGCAGTTGGGTGGCGTGTGCCTTGTTGCCCACGCTGAGCTGCACCCGGGCCAGTTCCAGCCGCCAGGGGACCAGACCGGCGACGTCGATGCCCCAGGTGCGCATCAGCTCCCCGCAGCGGCGCAGGTCGGCCGTTGCCGCGTGGGCGCGGCCCATCGCCAGGTGGTGCCGGCCCCGCGCCGCCAGGTAGTGCACGCCCAGCGGGGTCCGGAACGCGCCGGGTGGCACCGGCTGGGCCAGCCACTGGTCCGCCTCGCCGTGCCGGCCGGACTCCGTCGCGCAGGCGATCAGGGTGGCCAGCGGGCCGGCCACGGCCACCCCCCACGCCGCGACCGGCAGGTCCTCCAGGGCCGCCCGGGCGTGGTGCTCGGCGCCGGACAGGTCACCCAGGCGCAGGGCCGCCTCGGCGCGCAGCGCGCGGATCACCGCCCGCCACACCGGGTTGTGTCGCACCACCGGGCGCTCCAGCAGCGCCGCGCTCCAGACCGCGACCCGGTCCGAGCGGCCCGACCAGAGCAGCGCCAGCAGCGGGGCGGTCAGCGCCGGGAGGACGCCGTCGTCGGTGTGGTGGCGGTGCAGCAGTTGCTCGGCGCTGGCCACCGCGTCCTGCTCGGCGGCGGGCGTCAACGCCGAGCCGAGCACGGTCAGGGCGTGCAGTTGCAGGTACCCGACGGCGGGCAGGACCGGCATCCGACCCCCGGCGGCGACCGCCTCCCGGACCGCCGGCAGGTGGTCGGGGTGGGAGAGGGAGAGCAGCAGACGCATCGCCCGGAGCCGGCCGGAGTCGGTGGAGTGGGCCTGGTCGTCGTCCCCGGCGCAGCCGGCGATCGCCTCGCCGGCCTCCTCCGCCCGGCCCTGCCACAGCAGGTACGGCACGGTGGACAGGGCCGTGTCGGTGGGCCATCCGGCGTTGCGGGCCGTCCGGACCAACTGCGTGAGATGTCCGTTGACGGTCAGCGGGTTGACCTGCCACCGGGCGTTGACCAGCATGGCCGTGGTGGTGGTGCGCTGCTGGTCGTCCACGTCGGCCCGGCTGACCAGCCGCAGGCAGGCGGCGGCCTCGTCGGGGCGTCCGGAGGCCAGGGCGTGCGCGGCGGCGTCCTGGAGCACCGGCACCGTCCAGGCGGCGTCCGCCCAACCCGCGGCGACCAGGTGCTCGGCCACCGTGCGCGGGTCGGCGCCGTGCTCGTGCAGCACCTCGGCGGTGCGCTGGTGCATGGCCCGACGTTCCTCGGGGGACATGTCGGCCAGGATCGACCGGCGGATGCGCGGGTGGCGCAGCTGGTCGCAGTTCATCAGGCCGGAGGTGCGCAGCACCCGGACGGTCGGCGCGACCGACTCGGGCACCATGTCGAGCAGGTGGCCCAGCAGCTCCGTCGACGCCGGCCGGGTGAGCACCGCCAGCGCCTGCGCGACCCGACGGACCCCCGGCTCGTGCCGGTAGAGGCAGCCGAGCACCGCCTGGTCGAAGGCGGTGTCCGGGGCGGGGTCCTCGTCGGACTCCTCGCGGAGCTGCTCGTCGATGAGCGCCCGGGTGAGCAGCGGGTTGCCGCCGGTGACGCTCAGGCAGCGTTCGGCGGTCTCCCGGGCGGCGGCCTCGGCACCGCCGTCGACCAGTTGGGCGATCGCCTCGACGGTCAGCGGTGGCAGGTTGATCCGGGTGAAGTGCGGCTGGCTGAACAGCTCGGCCCGGAAGTGCGGGTGCGGCGGACGGAGCATCCTGGCCTCGGTGAGCACCACGACGATCGGGGCGTGCCGCAGCCGGCGGGTGACGTACAGCAGGCAGTGCAGGGTCGCCGGGTCGGCGTGGTGGACGTCGTCGATGGTCAGCACCAGTGGTCCGGACCCGGCGAGGTCCAGCAGCGCGTTGAACAGGCCGTGCAGCACCGGTGCCCACGCCCGGTTGGCCGCCGACGACTCGTCCGTCGTCTCCAGACTCGCCTCGAGCAGCGGCACGACCGACGGGGCCTCCCGCATCAGGGTCTCGACCTGGGCCGCCGCCTCCGGGGCCAGCCGTGCGCTGTGGAACAGCTGCCCCAGCACGCCCAGGTGGAGTCCGCGTTCCGCCCGGGAGCCGGCGGCGCTGAGCACCCGCCCTCCGGCGTCGGCCGCCCACTCGCCGAAGGCCTCCAGCACACTCGTCTTGCCGCTGCCCACCGCGCCCGTCACGAGCGAGACATGTCCCCGCTGCTGCTTCTCGCACATCCGGAAGGCTTCCCGCAGCCGGGTGATCTGTTCATCTCGCTGCACCAGCACCGTTCGTGTCAGCCTTTCTCATACGCGGTGCCGCGCGGGTCACGTCGACCGGCACCGCCCCTCCCGAAGCCGGCCAGGGCCCCTTCCCACCCGTACCCCGTGATGTCGGGTAGGGGCGGAAGTGCACCGGGCCGCGCCGCCGGATGGACCTGGATCCTGCCCTCCGGAAAACGCCGCCGAGAGCGGACGGTGATCCGGTTGCAGGGAGTCTGGCATCGGCGCAGATGTGCGACAACGGTGCCGAGACCCCACCATCAGGTCGGTAAACCTGTGGTCCCGATGGGCCGTTAGGGGTTGCGCTGCTGGCCGTCAGGGGTAACGCGGGAAGCCGAATGAACATCCGGCGACGCCGGGATGGACGGGCAGGGCGGCGCTGTGGACGGCCGGCGCGAACGTTACGGACGGTCAGCGCGGCGGCACGGACACCAAATGGTAGCCGTACTACTCATGGTCCCACCACCCCTTTGTGGCGTGCGACTCGCGCGAACGGGTGCGACCGCCGACACCGGACGGGGTCGACGGTCGTTCGTTCGGGGGAGGGTCAGCGGTCGAGCCGGAGGCGGGCGGCCAGTTCGCTGCGGGAGGCGACGTCGAGCTTGCGGTAGATGCGGGTCAGTCGCTGTTCGATGGCGCTGACCGTGAGGAACATCTTCTCGGCGATCTCGCGGTTGGTGTGCCCCTGCGCGGCCAGGGTGGCCACCCGGGACTCGGTGTCGTTGAGCCCGGTGAGCAGAACGATCGCCTCGTCGCCGGGGTCGGTGGCGCCGTTGCGGTGGGCACGCGACGTGGGACGCAGGACCGGGATGCCGCACTCGCCGGCGACCTCCCGGGCGCACCGGGACACGTCACGCGCCTGTCGCAGGTCCCCGACCTGCTGGTACGCGTGACCGAGGTCGGTGAGGGCGTGCGCCAGCTCCACCCGGTCGCCGGACTGCCGCAGCAGCCGTACGGCGCTGCGCAGGTGCCGGATGCGGTCGTCGCCCTCCTCGACGGTGGCGAGCACCCGCAGCGCCGCCCCCCGGTGTCGGACCTGGTCCGGGCGTAGTCGGTCCAGTTCCTCCCGCACGAGCTTCTCGGCCTGCTGGCGGCGGCCCATGTGCCGCAGCGCGCGGGCCGCCTCGGTCCGCCACGGCACCAGCGCCGACAGGTCCAGCCGCCACGACGTCATCAGCTGACCGCAGAGCTGGAAGTCGGCCAGCGCGGCCTCGGGGTTGCCGGAGGCCAGCGCGTGCAGTCCGCGGGCGTGCAGGTAGTGCAGGCCGAACGGGGTCTCGAACAGGGCCGCCGGCACCGGCGTCCGCAGGCAGGCGGCGGCCTCTTCCCACTCCTGGAGGCCGGTCAGCGCCCGGAGCCGAACGGCGAGCGGCATGCCGATCATGACGCCCCACCCCTTCGGGGAGAGCCGGCTCAGGGCCACCTCGGCCAGCTTCCGCGCCCGGACCAGGTCGCCGCGGCGACCGGCCACCGCGGCGGAGAGCGCGGCCAGCAGCGCGCGTGGGGTGCGATGCCGGCCGGTGGCGTCGTGGTCCAGCCGTTCGCACCACTCACCGGCGAGGTCGAGCCGGTCGGCGTAGATCAGCGCGCTCACCGCGCAGACGGCGTTCCAGATGCTCGTCTCGTCGTCCAGTCGGAGCGTGGCGAGGACGTGGTCGGCATCCTCGGCCGCGCTGGCCTCCCCACGTTCGAGCACCGCGCCGAGCAGGGCGATACCCCGGAGCTGACCCTTGACCCGGGCGAGGGTCAGCGGGTCCCGGCCCACCGGGCGGGCGGCCGGGCCGTCCACCGGAGTTCCCGGGTAGAGGGTGGTCAGCCAGCTCCTCATCACGATCAGGTCGGTGGCCGACTGGGGGTCGTGCCGGTCGGCGCGTTCCTCGAGGTGCCGGACGAGCTCGCGGGCCCGGTCGGTCTGCCCGTGCCAGAGCAGGTACTGGATCGGCCCGGCGGCCTGTCGGCTGCTGAGATGCCCGGCCCGGACGGCGGTAGCGACGCCGAGCAGGTGCGGAACGGCGGCCTGCGGATCGAGCCGCCACTCCGCGCGGGCGAGGGCGGAACGGATCCGTGCCCGCAGGCAGTCGTCGGTGGCGTCCCGGTTGGCCCGGCGCAGGTACTGTCGCGCCGCGTCGGCGTCACCGTCGGCCAGGGCCTGTTCTCCGGCGTCGAGCAGCGCCTGGATCATCCAGGTCTCGTCGAGTTCGTCGGTCTTGAGCAGGTGCGGGGCGATCCGCGCGGGAGGCGCGCCGTCGTCGTGCAACAGGCAGGCGGTGGCCCGCTGCAACCGGCCGTGCTCCTCCACCGTCATGCTGTCCAGCACCGCCCGGATGACGGCCGGGTGCCGGAGCCCCTCCTCGGTGACCAGGCCCGCGCTGGTCGACACGTCGACCGCACGCACATCCAGGCCCCCGGGGAGGTCGAGGAGCAGGGGAACCAGCGGGCTGTCCTTCGGCCCACCGGTCACCGCGAGCACCCGGGCGGCCTTCAGGACGAGGTGCTCGCACCGGTAGAGGCAGCTCAGTACGGCCTCGCGGAAGGCCTCCCCGGTCACCGGCCGGTCGCCGGGCCCGCCGGTGAGATGGTCGTCGGCCAGGGCGTGCAGCAGCAGGGGGTTGCCCCCGCTGATCCGGTGCGCCTCGTCGGTGACGCGGCGGGCCACCGGCACACCGAGCCGGTCGGCCAGGAGGCGGTAGGTGCCGTCGGGGGAGAGCAGGGGAAGCCGTACCCGGTGCGCCCGCGCCGGCTGCATCAGTTCGGCGTGGACGGTGGGATGCCACGGCCGGGTGCGGTGCGCCTCGGTGAGGACGATCAGTACGGCCAGGCCGGTCACGCGTCGCGCCAGGTAGGCCAGGCAGCGCAGGGACGGAGCGTCGGCGTGGTGCACGTCGTCGACCGCGAGGACCAGGGGACCCTGTGCGGCGAGTGCCACCAGCTCACCGCCGATCGCGGCGGTGAGCGGGGCGAGGGCCTCGTCGTCGGGTGTCTCGGACCAGTCGAGGGCGCCCCGGTCCAGCAGGCGCCCGAGCCGGTCCCGGGTGGGATCGGTAAGGGGGGCCCGGCGGACGAGTTGGCGGACGATCTCCAGCGGTACGGTGCGCTCGCTGCGGGAGGCGCTCGCGCCCAGGAAGTTGACGCCGGCCTCGGCGCACCGTCGGGCGAACGCCTGCAACAGGCTGGTCTTACCGGTCCCGACGGGTCCGGTCACCACCGTCACCGGACCTGACGTGACGGACGGGTTGTCGGCGCGCAGGAGGTCGTTGAGCCGGTGCGTCAGGATGTCGAGCTGCCGGTCCCGCTCGGTCAGCGTCATCGGGCGGGTCCCGTGGCGGGCACGGTGACCGAGGTCGCCTGGTTGTCCATCCGCTGTGGTCTCCCATGTCACTCAACGAAGTCAGAGACCCACAAATCCTTGACCAATTCTGCGGCGAAGGCCGATGACGTTCGTGTGGCCCACGCCAGGAGCATTCCCTAATTCGGGAGCTGCTCCGAGGTGCCCCCGGCTATCGATCTCAGTGCATGGTGTGGAGTATGGCAGTCCAGCAATTGAGCGGCAAGTCGGACGATGTAAAGGATAGACAAACCTGGTCTGTCGCGCCACTGGCCCTGCGGGGTGACACCCGCTCGGCAGCGTAACGTCATAGTGGCGATTCGGAGCGTGACATCGAACATCCTCGTCTGGCTGGTCGGGGCGGTTTGGCGGCTGTCCGCCAATGTGTTTTCAGGGTACCGGCAATGCGTTTCGCGAACGGCTATGTGGTGCCCAGGAGTGCCGGGAGCGCTACCGGTGGGCGACGGCGTCCGTCGTGGCGCCCGTCCCCGGCCGCCGGGCGTCGGCGGGCGTGCCGATGCGCGCGATCCGTGGGGCCGGGGTTGCCGGACGTGAGGGTGTTGGCTGGTGTGGGGAGGGTCGGAAAGCTGCCCAGCCCTCCGCGTGTCGCTGCGGCGCGCCGTTGTCACCGACGGTCCCGTGGTGCTCACCCAGCGGGGCGGGCGGCTTTACGTGGTCGCCTGATGGCGGGAGGGCGGGGGGTCCGAGCGCCGTGCGTCCTACCCGGGTCGCTCCGGGGATCCGCCCCGACACTGTCGCCGAGGTTCGGCGTGCGGTATTGTTTCGGCGCGCCGATTCCGAGCCTAATTCGCGTTCCGATATCTGCCCTCCGTGATCCGGGGTGAACCGTTCGCGAACCGGATCGGCATTCCGGTTGCCAAACCGTAATCAATGCCGATGACGCGTGTCCGGCAACGGGATTGTGGGATCGTCGGCGACCGTCCGCGCCGTGCCATTGTTTCCGCCCGGACCGTCCGAACCGTCGCTTCCCCTTCCGGGCAAACCAGGATCCTATTGGTGGAAATAGGCGCACATCCGTATGATTATCCGCCCGTGGCGACTCCCGCCCCTCGCGTTCGAAGGGTGTGCCGACCAGCACCGGACCGGCGTAGGACCACCACCGCCCCGTCGTCGACCGGAGCGTCGCCGCCCGCCTGACGGGCGTCCCGTGTGCCGGGAGGTGTACCGACGTCGGTCAGGAACGTCCTCCCCGGACGTCCCGCCGGTCGCTGCCGGCATGCCGTCGGACGACAGTCTCAGCCGAGGGAGCGAACCGACCTGGTCGCCGGCCGCGCCGGCGTCGGACGCGAACGGACCGGACACCTCCCGCGCACCCCGCACCCGGAGTGCGACCGATGACCAGGCTAGGGGTTGTCGGCGACCCGGACGCAGCCTAATTTCGGCGCATCCGCTCCGATCGGGAGACGACCGGCCACCACGAGACCCCCGCACACCCGGAGTACGAAGGGTTCCTGGCGCGATGCTCCAGCCACTGCCGAGACTCGTCGACGCCGCCGAAAAGGGTTAACCCGGATGACTCTGTTGCCGGCGCTCCACGGGTCCGGCGTCGACCGGGCGGACGCGCTTCGGGTCGCCGGCAGAACCCTCTCCAGCGAGCACCTCCAGGGCTGCGCCAACGCCGTCGCCGACCGGATCCGGGGCGCCCGGGCGGTGGCGGTCGAGGCCACGCCGAGCATCGAGGCACTGGTCGGCATGGTGGGAGCCCTCCAGGCGGGGGTGCCGCTGGTGCCGGTGCCGCCGCTGGCCCCGGTCGAGGAGCGTCGCCGCATCCTGCGCGAGTCGGGCGCGAGCCTGTGCCTCGGTGCCACCGTCGACGGCACGACCCTGCCCGTGATCCCCGTCGACCTGCGACAACGCTCCTGGAACACCCACCCCGAGGCGGAACCGACCGCCGACGCGGTCATCCTGTACACCGGTGGAGCCGGCGGAACGTCCCGTGGCGTCCGCATCTCCCGTCGGGCGATCGCGACCGGACTGGACCTGCTCGCCGACGCATGGCGGTGGAGCGCCGAGGACGTCCTCGTCCAGAGGGCGCCGCTCTTCCGGGCCTACGGCCTCGTCGCCGGGCTGCTCGGCGCGCTGCGGGTGGGTGGCCGCTTCGTCCACCTCGACCGGTCTCCGGCCACCGGCCCGGTCGGCACCATCCACCTCGCCGTACCCCACCAGTGGGCCCGGATCGCCCGGGACGTCCCGGGCG encodes:
- a CDS encoding helix-turn-helix transcriptional regulator — its product is MQRDEQITRLREAFRMCEKQQRGHVSLVTGAVGSGKTSVLEAFGEWAADAGGRVLSAAGSRAERGLHLGVLGQLFHSARLAPEAAAQVETLMREAPSVVPLLEASLETTDESSAANRAWAPVLHGLFNALLDLAGSGPLVLTIDDVHHADPATLHCLLYVTRRLRHAPIVVVLTEARMLRPPHPHFRAELFSQPHFTRINLPPLTVEAIAQLVDGGAEAAARETAERCLSVTGGNPLLTRALIDEQLREESDEDPAPDTAFDQAVLGCLYRHEPGVRRVAQALAVLTRPASTELLGHLLDMVPESVAPTVRVLRTSGLMNCDQLRHPRIRRSILADMSPEERRAMHQRTAEVLHEHGADPRTVAEHLVAAGWADAAWTVPVLQDAAAHALASGRPDEAAACLRLVSRADVDDQQRTTTTAMLVNARWQVNPLTVNGHLTQLVRTARNAGWPTDTALSTVPYLLWQGRAEEAGEAIAGCAGDDDQAHSTDSGRLRAMRLLLSLSHPDHLPAVREAVAAGGRMPVLPAVGYLQLHALTVLGSALTPAAEQDAVASAEQLLHRHHTDDGVLPALTAPLLALLWSGRSDRVAVWSAALLERPVVRHNPVWRAVIRALRAEAALRLGDLSGAEHHARAALEDLPVAAWGVAVAGPLATLIACATESGRHGEADQWLAQPVPPGAFRTPLGVHYLAARGRHHLAMGRAHAATADLRRCGELMRTWGIDVAGLVPWRLELARVQLSVGNKAHATQLLQEQLRVPHGVDDRTRGRTLRLLATTAAPDHRRKLLSEAVNLLQNCGDRLELVRALGDTGQTLQRAGDWAQARLLVRRAYHLAQDCGAPVLAQRLVRREPGGLPAYPPAETPEPEDGLSEAERRVAALAAQGHTNRQISSKLFITVSTVEQHLTRVYRKLDVKRRTDLPARLVAYAEPLVEEVQGAAS
- a CDS encoding helix-turn-helix transcriptional regulator; its protein translation is MTLTERDRQLDILTHRLNDLLRADNPSVTSGPVTVVTGPVGTGKTSLLQAFARRCAEAGVNFLGASASRSERTVPLEIVRQLVRRAPLTDPTRDRLGRLLDRGALDWSETPDDEALAPLTAAIGGELVALAAQGPLVLAVDDVHHADAPSLRCLAYLARRVTGLAVLIVLTEAHRTRPWHPTVHAELMQPARAHRVRLPLLSPDGTYRLLADRLGVPVARRVTDEAHRISGGNPLLLHALADDHLTGGPGDRPVTGEAFREAVLSCLYRCEHLVLKAARVLAVTGGPKDSPLVPLLLDLPGGLDVRAVDVSTSAGLVTEEGLRHPAVIRAVLDSMTVEEHGRLQRATACLLHDDGAPPARIAPHLLKTDELDETWMIQALLDAGEQALADGDADAARQYLRRANRDATDDCLRARIRSALARAEWRLDPQAAVPHLLGVATAVRAGHLSSRQAAGPIQYLLWHGQTDRARELVRHLEERADRHDPQSATDLIVMRSWLTTLYPGTPVDGPAARPVGRDPLTLARVKGQLRGIALLGAVLERGEASAAEDADHVLATLRLDDETSIWNAVCAVSALIYADRLDLAGEWCERLDHDATGRHRTPRALLAALSAAVAGRRGDLVRARKLAEVALSRLSPKGWGVMIGMPLAVRLRALTGLQEWEEAAACLRTPVPAALFETPFGLHYLHARGLHALASGNPEAALADFQLCGQLMTSWRLDLSALVPWRTEAARALRHMGRRQQAEKLVREELDRLRPDQVRHRGAALRVLATVEEGDDRIRHLRSAVRLLRQSGDRVELAHALTDLGHAYQQVGDLRQARDVSRCAREVAGECGIPVLRPTSRAHRNGATDPGDEAIVLLTGLNDTESRVATLAAQGHTNREIAEKMFLTVSAIEQRLTRIYRKLDVASRSELAARLRLDR